In the Sphingobacterium sp. PCS056 genome, TAAGGCTGCTGCAGACCTTGCCGGAAATGATAATGGGAGTCCCCATTGGGAAGAAGTCTTAGATGCAACCAATAAGATCATTGCGAGCAATAAATTTTCTTTATATCCAAACTATTACGAACTGTTTAAGATACCTGGAAAACTAGCGAACGAGTCGTTATTTGAATTGCAATATTCCGATTTTGGCTTAAGCACAGGAGATATTGTACGTCCAGGAGTAGACTGGGGAACATTTTTTAAATGGCAAGGTCCATCTGGGGATCAAAAAGGAAGTCCCATTTCAGGTGCGGGATGGGTTCCTCCGTCGCAAGATATTGTCGATTTTCTAACAAATCGTGGAGACAACGAACGTTTAAAAACAACTATTCTCTATTGTGGAATCAACGGCAACCCAGCGACCTCGGCAACCACGCCTAGTGGTGACGTTGTCTATGGTAATCCATTTGGTGTTAAATATTTTAATGGAAAAGCGTATCTTCCAAAAGCACAAATGACCGCAGGAAGAATGGAATATGGCGCAAATAATAATGTTCGGATACTTCGTTACGCCGATGTATTGCTTTTAAATGCGGAAGCAAAAGTAAGAAAGGGACAAAACGGGGATGAACCGTTCCGATTAGTACGAGAACGAGCTAAATTAGGAGCAATTTCGAATGTCACGTTAAACCAGATCCTGGACGAGCGTCGAGCTGAATTTGCTTGTGAGTGGTGGGGCGAACGTTTCACCGACTTGGTTCGTACAGGAAAAGCAAAAGATGTATTTGGCGCTAAATTTATTCCTGGCATGAGTGAATCTTTGCCAATACCGCAAACTCAAATAGATGCTAATCCTAATTTCAGATAAATCATGAAGTATATTAAAATAGGGATCTGGTGTTCCCTACTCCTTTTTAGCGTACAGCTAGCAGTATCGCAAGAAAACAAACCCGTCAAAACCGTCATTGCTAAAGAAAACGGTGGTTATATTATCAAGCGTGACGGTCAGCCGTATTTTATCAAAGGAGCTGGCGGCACCAATTATATGGATCGTCTAAAAGCGTATGGAGGTAACTCCATACGCACTTGGAGTCCCCAAAATGCCGACAAAATATTGGATGAGGCCCAACGCTTGGGACTGACTGTCACCTTAGGATTGGATGTCCGAGCTGAAAGGCATGGATTTGACTATAACAATCCTGAACTGGTCGCTCAGCAATTGGAAGGAATACGAAAAACCGTACTCCAATACCGAAACCATCCAGCACTTTTAGCCTGGGGAATCGGCAATGAGCTCAATCTGCATTATAGCAATCCCAAAGTTTGGGACGCTGTCAATGATATTGCGGCCATGATCCATGAGCTGGATCCCAATCATTTGGTGACCACTATGTTGGCAGGTATCAACCAAAAGGAGTTTGACTATATCCAAGAAAAATGTCCAGCTATCGATCTCATTGCTGTTCAAGTATATGGCGGTCTCGCCTCCGTACCTGAGCAGATAAAACGTGTTGGTTGGAAAAAACCGTACATCGTCACCGAATGGGGACCTACAGGACACTGGGAAGTCACCCAGACTCCTTGGTCTGCTTCTATTGAAGAAAATAGTAGTGAAAAAGCTGCTGTATACAAAAGTCGCTATGAGGCCTCGATCGGAAAAGATAATCATTGCTTGGGTTCTTATGTGTTTTTGTGGGGTCAGAAACAAGAGCGCACCCCTACCTGGTATGGCTTGTTCACAGAAGCAGGTGAAGAAAATGCAGTCGTAGATGTCATGGAATATCTCTGGTCAAAAAAATGGCCTGCAAACAGATCCCCACAGGTATCGTCCCTGCTGTTAGATGGAAAAAAGGCAGCTGACTTCGTTTATGTCGAACCGGGGAAAACTTATCCTGTTGCTGTGTCTGTAAACGATCTGGATGGCGATAAATTAACGACTCGCTGGGAGCTTCTCCACGAAAGCACCGACCTGAAAGAAGGTGGTGACCGTGAAGAAAGACCAAAGGCTATTCCAGGACGTATTGCAGCTGAAGGTGAACAGCACACACAGCTTACAGCTCCCGCAGAAGAAGGCGCATATCGATTATTTGTCTATGTTTCCGATGGTCACAACAACGTGGCTACAGCCAACATCCCTTTTTACGTAACGGCTAATAAGTCAAACATCAGCGCCGCAGGCACAAAAAACACCTACCGTTTTTCAAGTGATCCCATTTGGGCAGATGAATTTAATTACGAAGGCTTACCAGACACGACAAAATGGTCGTACGATGTAGGTTCAAAATATAACGGCTGGGGCAATAATGAGGATCAGTATTATGTCGCGTCTTCTTCCAAAAACTCGATTGTAGGCAAAGGAGTTTTAAAAATCAAAGCTTTAAAAGAAAGTAAAAGTGGAAAACCCTACACTTCTGCCCGTTTGGTCAGTAAAGGTAAGGGTGATTTCTTATATGGCCGATTTGAAGCCCGAGCAAAATTGCCCAAAGGACGCGGTACTTGGCCAGCGATCTGGATGCTGCCTACAGAATCAACGTATGGCAATTGGCCCAATTCAGGTGAAATAGACATACTCGAACACGTGGGTTATGATCAAGATGTATTGCATATATCGACGCATACCCAAGCGTATAACCACAATATCAATACTCAAAAAACGGCCACAAAAAAGGTAGCTGGTGTTTCCGATGTGTTCCATTTATACCGCGTAGATTGGACCCCAGAATACATCAAAGGATTTATCGATGATCAAGAAATTTTTTCTGTTGAAAACGAACATAAATCCTTTGCGGAATGGCCTTTTGATCAAAAATTCCACTGGTTGCTCAATTTAGCCATCGGCGGAAATTGGGGTGGCAAAAACGGGATTGATGAAAGAGCATTTCCCGCAGTTTTTGAAATTGACTATGTCCGGGTATATGAATTGCTACCTTAAATCATTGGCATTATCCATCTGGAATTGAAGAAGTAAAATATCTAATTTTAACAAAAAAATCTTTCCAGTATGGAGCTGGAAAGATTTTTTTTATAGCATGCACTTTGGTTCTCTTGTATTCAATTTTCTAGCATGGAGATGCCACCTCCTTTTTTCTTATTTAAACATACCGTATCAACGCCATAAAATTGTTTTCAAATTCAATATAGTTGCATACACAACAATATAACCAGCGAACACGAAAGCTCCTACTTTTTTAATCCAATCGGTCAATTTCACCGCTGGACATAAGCCACAAACAGATTTTTAAAATGGATATCTAACCTCAACCCCTTCATTCAAACATCAACACGAAGATCATCGACACTGAAAATTTAGATTTCAACAAAAAATCCTTGCGACACCTCTTCAAGACATCCTGAATAGCTCCAAGCTTTTTATTTAAGCAGCATTTTAGGCGATCAGATAGGTTATTGATCCAAAACCACTCTAGAACCTGAAAAAATAAATTAGATCGCTTAAAAGCGCTTATTTGAGATGAAGCAATCTTCAGGCATTGATCAAGTATAGATGAAGCATAGATAGAGCGTTGATAGTGCATGGATAGTGTATCAACAGGTACCGTTTTACGCACTATCCATGCTTGACCATTACTTAGCATATGCACTACGCATGCTTGGGAGATACATGAACCACCGTGTTCGCGCGCTGGTCTAGTCGGGGCCTCCTGATCTTCAGCCAAGCTACTGACCTGAGTCGCTATACGGTACCTTTTTAGTAGCTTTTTGGTACCGCATGGGTATACTCCCCGTGAATAACCCGTACACTAACGGTACGCTCTTGGCCACTTGAAAGCCTTATTTTCCTTCAAAATTAACAGCAGGGATGTCCAGGCTATTTGGATCTGATTCGTACTTTGTTTTAACCTTGTTCGTACCTTGTTTTAAACTTTCTCTGTCCCTGCACCACAGTTGCAAAGTCCCTGCACCGTCCATTTCCCGGGTCAGGGACGGGAAATAGGCGGTGCAGAAGCGGTGTACAGACGGCTTTCGGTAAAACACTGTCCGAATCTGATATGAAGCTGGTATCGAGCTGGTTGCTGCCAAAACTACTCCGAATGTCCCTTCCTGAAAAAGGTTTACAAAAACCGAATATTAAAACCTTAAATTTAGTATTATGAAACAGCGTATGACAAAACGTAAATCAGGGGGACAACAAGTTTACAGCGACAGCTTCAAGATCTTAGTTTCCAGGGAGTACCTAACAGGCAAGTTTAGTTATTCCCAACTTGCAGAGAAATACAATCTTCCGGGAGAAGCGACTCCTCGTTATTTTATGAAATGGTACCAGCAGTGGGAAAGCAATCTAGATCTGGAAGTTCCACAGATTGTAGATTCGGAAGATCCCGGGATAAAAAATGAACAAGAGCTCAGGGATGAGCTTTTTGAGGCAAACCTCAAGATTACCGCCCTGGAGATACTGATCAAAAAAGCGGAGGAGCTCCATGGGGCTGGGTTGGTAAAAAAGTCTGGGGCCAAATCGTCCAAGAAATGAAGTCGTGTTACCAGAATATTTCGGTGACCAGACTTTGTGGACTATTTGGCAGAACTAGGCAGTCCTATTATAAATATATGGGCAGAGAGCAGGAATATTCCGTTCGCAGCGGACTTGTATTGGCCAGGGTACGAGAAATACGGAAGGACTCCCATCGCATGGGTGCCCTTAAGCTTCGCAGCATACTGACCAAAGAAATGGGCAGCGCGATGATTGGACTGGGAAGAGACGCTTTCTTTAGGCTGTTGCGTGAGAATGACCTTTTGGTCAAGTGCAAACGCAGGTATGCCATCACGACCCAATCAGACCACCGTTTCAAAAAGTGGCCCGATCTTGTGCAACGTAGGCAAGCCCTGCATCCCGAACAGATATGGGTGAGTGACATCACCTACATACGCATCCGGGACAAATGGATCTACCTGTGCCTGATCACAGACGCCTATTCCAGAAAGATCGTGGGCTACAAACTTACTCACAGACCAACAGCCCAGGCCTGTATATCAGCGCTCCGGATGGCCATAGCGCATAGGATGTACCCACAGAACATTCTGACCCACCATTCGGATCGAGGTATCCAATATTGCAGCACAAATTATATCAGTATATTGCAAGAAAACGGTATTGCCATAAGCATGACACAGTCCGGAAGTCCATACGACAATGCTGTGGCAGAAAGGTTAAATGGTATCCTAAAAAACGAATATCGGATGGCCGAGACTTTTCCAGACTACAAAACTGCGCTTAACCAGCTGGTCAAAGCAGTCAACATATACAATCATTTTAGGCCACATATGGCCTGCAACATGATGTCTCCACAGCAGGCACATCAGGAATGGAAGAACCAAAATGTTCCTGGACTCTTTCAGCGACGTAGTCCGGATGCAAAAAAGTTCCGCATCAAAATGAGGGAAACAGTGGCTAGGCAACGGACAACTGATAACAGTAAGAAAAAAGACAATGACAACCATATGCAGTAGAAAGAAATAGAATGTAAAATATATATAGTAATCTGTTCGGTATATGTAAACCTATTTCAGTATAAGACAGAAACATCCAATTTGGTATTCTTCTGCCTTTCTTCGACCTTTCTTCTAGACTTGTTCTACCTCCACCTGAGTCTCCTTCGAGTCGGCTTCGAGTGTCCCCTCACTCCCTGTCGAAGCCCAGTCGAAGCCACCTCGGAGCCCACTCGAAGCGACCTAGAAGATGGGGCGAAGTTGGTCAGGAAAAGGTTGGAGGATTGCCGACCCAATGCCGAGCCAGTCTCCAAGTGATCCCGACAGGCATTCGAAACTTAATCAAAGCATATGAAAAGATTAAAGAAAAACAACACTAGTTGCTTGTGCAACAGTGCTGTTTAATGTGTTTTTTCAACCGTTTATTCAGGTAGACATAGGGGTTGTTTATATGTCACACCCACCCATAAACAACCACAAAAAAAATCGCCTGGTTATCCTAGGATTGCATGGCGATTAACATACGATATTAGGATCGCTAAGTTTTTATGCCATTAATGGATCGCTTTTTGCATTTCCACCAACTTCAATACGTCCTGCAAACTGCTCGAAATAGCTCAAATATCCAGTACAGCTTACTTTTATATCATACCAAAAATGCTGTTTGGATAAATCAACTTCGACAACCTTACTGGAATCTGCACCCAGCTTAATACGGCGTGTTGCTTGTCCATAACTGTTATCTTGAAGCCATACTTCAACCTGACGGTCTTCTTGATTTGCGATCTCAAACAGCAATCGGCCAGTAAATCCTTTACCTTTTTTATCATGTTCGTAACGACAAGAAATTTTAATTTTTGGGTTTTCTTTACTACCAGCAAATGTTCGAAAAAAACCATTAGGACCATAAACGCTCAATTTGTACGCAAGATGATCGAAGGCATCTAATGACCAACTATCCTGCAACCGATCTCCTGCGACAGTAGCATAATTCCAACTTCTGCCTTGTTCATTATCATAAGGGGTTTCGCTGTAAACGGTAAATGCTGCCCCCGCTGATGCAGAACCGAACACGCGGTTTGCAGCTTCAAAGGAAATCTGATAGGCTTGATTTTTTTGATCAAAATATCCGTCAACATAGAGTTCGTACGGTAATCCACATGAATCTCTAGAACCTTTTTCTTGCTTTGGAAAGTAAGGAGAAATGCGAGGATCTTGATCTATCTGATCTATTTCAGCTTGATCTAAAGGTTTAAATCCTTTGGGTAGATCTTTATATTGTGCTTGATGAATGCTTTTTATGAATGATTTTTTCTGGACAAATTCGGGCTTTGCTATCACTTCTCCTTTGTAAGGTCTGAAAGCCGACGTTAAATCTCCACAAACTGCCCTCCTCCATGCCGTAATATTGGTTTCTTTGATATTTGAACGTGTTTTGTGGCTAATGAACCGCTCTAAAAACTGCAATGGTGAAGTGTGGTCAAATACCTGTGAATTGACCCAGCCTCCTCGGGACCACGGAGAAGCAATAATCATCGGTACACGATACCCTAGACCGATATTACTTTCACGCCCACTTTCGGGGTGATATTGCTCTTCTTTTCTTACATACTCCAACCGTGTGTCGATGCTTTGAGAAACTTTACCTGAATCTTGACGATAAGGATTTGGCGCAGCAAAAGGAGCCACATGGTCAAAATAACCGTCATTTTCGTCATAAGTAAGGATAAAGATGGTTTTTTTCCATACTTCTGGATTTTTAGTTAAGATGTCCATGACTTCACTGACATACCAGGCTCCGAACCAAGGTGAATCTGGGTGATCCGAAAAAAGTTGTGGTGCCGTCAGCCATGATACCGTGGGCAGTTTGCCTGTATCGACATCTGCTCTAAACTGATGCAAGATATCACCCTTCGGTATCTGGAGTTGGCGAGTCTCATCGCCTTCTTGATATTCCATCTGCTCGAGCTCCATATAGTCTGGAGCAACACTGTTATTGACAAATGCGCGTCGGTGGATTTCTTTTGTGTATGCACTCAACTTTTCAAAGTTTTCATCTGTATACAGCTCTTGTTCCTTTACCGTTTCTTGCAGCCGCTTTTGTAATTTATCGTACTCTTTCCCAGCTGTAATGCCTTTTTTGTTGAGTTCTTCAAGCTTCACATTGATCTGCTTTCTCTTTTCAATCAATAGATCTTGATACCGCTTGCTATATTTGACAGCATATTGGGGGAAATACTCCATGACATTGCATCCAAAATTCCCCAACCAACTGTTTTCTTGACCACTGTACCCCTCACTACTGGAAGATATTTCATTTTGATAGATTTTCCAGTCCACACCATTGTCGGTAAGGCGTTCGGGAAAAGTTTTCCATGTGGCTTTGCCGCTAAACTCAGAATCTCCATTCCAGACCAGTGCATTATCGGTCAGTTTTTCTCTGATATTGCCTGTCCAAAAATAGAGTCTATTGGGGTTGGTACCGGTTAAACTGGAACAAAAATGTTGATCGCAGATGGTAAACGCATCGGCCATGGCATAGTAGAAAGGTATATCTTCACGTGTATAATGGCCCAATGTTAAGGGCATCTCTTTAAAATCTTTAAATCCCGAACGCTTGACATCTAGCCATCGATCCATCTTGCCTTGATTACGTGCATCGGTCTGGTCTGTCCAATTATGTGGCAGGCAGCCCATCCAAGTGACTTTAGAATCTTTAATATCCAGTCGAAAAGGGGCATAAGTTTTACCATCCGATTGGGACTGTAGCCAAACCTTGCGGTGATTGGGTTGGCGGACAACACGCGGGTCGTTAAACCCTCGAACTCCCCTTAGCGTGCCAAAAGCATGATCAAATGATCTGTTTTCTTGCATCAGCAGAACAACATGTTCTGCATCATAAAACGTGCTTCCTAATGTAGGATTAATGGCCATGGCTTTAGCAATAGATTGAGGGAGCAGTTGTGACAAGGACATACCACCTGTCAGCATCGCTGCTTTTTTTAAAAATTCTCTCCTGTTATCCATTTTATCAATTATTCTTTTAAATCATCTTTACTGAAAGAGCTACATAAATTCAACTTTTCCTTTTTATAGCAACATACGATCGCTTCTTCTTTCTGATGTTGTAATATCATACTAGACTGAAAATATGAATAATAACTTGTTTATAATGAACAGCAATTATAAACTAATTATTGGAAATAGAATATAATTTTTTTCATCATTTCGATGTTGCTCATTAACCATCATGCTTTGTTGTGATTAGAGATTGATCGCATTCGTTCAAATAAGTAGCCAAACATGATAAGGTATTTGAAAAAGCTAAAGATCATACCGGAGAAAACTTTTGGAACGGTGCATCTTATAGGTGCAAGTAAGCGATAATCTTATTATCTTTAAGATCTATCTTCTTTCAATCATTTAGATATGCTATTATGTTTACCAATATTACACCTCTTTCCGATCAACTAAAAAAATATATTACCTGCTTTACAATATCACATCATAGAGAGACCTTTCCTTTAAAGTACACAGCATTTCCTAATCTGGGCACCTGTCTACCCTTATTTAACCAGACGTCCATAGGCATCAAGCCCAACGAAGTTACTTTCACAAAAGATGTAACACATGGACCAAAAATTATCGTCTTGGGTAGATTGACACAACCAACCATCATTACGTTTAATGATCCTGTAGACGAAATAAGCATTAATTTTACACCGTGCGATATCAACTTTTTTTTTAAGGTTCCATTTATAAAAATAGCAGCTCAGTCCTCTCAGTTGCTGAACGAATCCAAATGGTCTAAATTTGCCTCTCAACTCTTTACGGTTCCTATTGAAAATCGGTGTGGTTTATAAAAGTGTATACTCAGGATCAAATAAATGATATTATTAAAAATAAGTAAACCTATCTTTAACAGTTAACGTGAGCTTCTTTTGACAAATGATTTAAAACTAATTGTTAAGTGATTATGAGAAGAACTAAAACTTATGCAAAAAAAGCATATCGTATTTTTATTGGATTACTTTCAGTACTGTTTGTCCTATTATACAGCTCCTGCAGTTCAATATCTCCGAAGTATTTAGCAAAAACTGCCGATGACTACACTGTTTCTAAAATAGTATCCCAAGAGGTCTACACCTTTGATAATTTTCCACTGAAAATAGGGAACCGAATAAATCCCATTCTGGAAAAGAGTTCAAAGGAAAATGCCGACTGTCTCTGGAATTTCATTGAGCCTGGTTATTATAAACGGGATAGCCTCCAATTTCTTTACGAAACTTCATTGGAATTAATTAGCAAAAATAAAATTCTATTTAAATTGATTGATACTGTGGGTCATGTTGTGCGGAAAAAAATAATAAAAATCAGATCGGAACCACAAAACTTTATCTCGTTTCGAAAGACAGATGTGGACATTTACATTTTATTAAATAGATTTATCTCGACAACATCCTGCTTCGCCATAGCTAAAAATGGTGAACTAATCGTATCAAGTGAAACCACAGCAGCTGGCTTTCTCGTGTTTTTTCCTTTTGCAGGGAATCAGGATATTGCGACGAATACGTATAAAAGAATCGTAATACCCTCTTTTTACAGCGATCCAATCGCCCAAGATTTGAAAAAGCAATTCTGATTAAATAAGAAAAGATCATATCAAAAACTTAATAGCTTCTTTTTATTTATCAATGAAAGATAGTTAAGTCTTTACGAACTAAATTAAAACTCTGATTGTCTTCTTTACCAAAGGAAACTTTCATTATTTTTGGATCTAAAAAATCAACTTTAATAAGTTTTATATTCCCATCAACTTTGTCCTTAAATGAATTAAATACTTCTTTAGAATAAATCTCCAGGATAAGTTCTTTTGAATCAGACTTCTTTATTCTATAAAGCTTCTGATAACTGTGAACTTTTTGATTTTTAAACAATTGAAAAGTGAAAATGTTATCTCCTAAAAAATTTATACTTTTTAGAGTTCCTTCACTCTGATTTTCCCAATTTCCTTTTAATAATTCTTCTGTCTTTATTGTTGGCTCATGGAAACTATAAAAGATGAATGCCAAAACAAAACTTAATACCTTTAATCCCATAATATATTATATTAACCCCTCTAATTTACAAATGATCAAGTGATTAAAAAAATAAATTTCAAATACTTTTTCAACAGATAGCTAAACCTATCGACCATTATTAAACCGATTGGTTCACCTCAAATTACCCAAAATCAACACGATTGGACTCTCTTTTTATAAGCGCATTTCAGTGCAACACCAAACTCACAAAACAGCCATTTGGCAATCCCAAACGGCTGTTTGTTAATCAGTTTAATCAGCCCTTAGTCTCATTCTTTCAGATCTGAAACCCAGATATTGGCTGTACCATAAGTAGAAGGTTCGGCGCTGGCTTCTATCTCCAGTAATCCACCTTTACGGAGTTCGTCATGATGCAACCACAGTCTGTCGATATCTTTACCATTGAGCAAAATCCGTTTGACATACTTGTTTTTATCGTTATAGTTGATCACTATGATTTTAAGTTTCTGCTCTCCCCGCTGTACAACGATCTCTGGAAATAAAGGGACGCTGACATAATAGATAGGCTGTCCGATCAAAGGCTGATGTAGGCCCAATGCCGTCAATACAAACCAGCCTGACATGGCGCCGGCATCGTCATCCATAGTCCGTACAAATGCTTTAGGTTGGTTCTTGTATATCCGGTCTATGAAGGGATCGATACCACGGCTATTGTCATTAAAGTAATATTGTATGACCGTATCCAGAGCCAGCTCCCGTACCAATGATTGATAGCGTGATGGCTTACTGCTGGCATAATAGGATGTGGGTGACTGTATATCGGGTTCGTTGGCGCGATTAAAATAATGATGATCAAAAAAATCATCCAATTGTGCTGTAAATGCTTCTTTGCCTCCAGCCAGAGTGACCAGTCCCTGCATATCAAAGGGTACATTCCAACGGTATTGACGGATTGTACCTTGATACATATTTCTTGCTGACATACGGTCTACATCCGGACGAGTGAGATCTTTAAATTCCTTTAACCAAACACCGGCATAGCTGCTAGCTCGATCGAGGTAATGCTTACGATCTGCTGGCAACAAACCTGCCATAGCCCACATGTCATAAGCAGCTTCTAAATATTTATCGGGTTTTGAAAAATCGAAACGCATGGTATCCCGCACTAAGGAATCACGAATAGCGGATAAATGAATATCGTATCCCTTCTTACTCGCATCTAAAAGCACAACAGCTGCATGTTCTGTCCTAACGGAGTTTGCAGGCTCGTTTGGTCCGGCGAAATCAAACTTGCCGTAACGATAAAGATCTGAAACCGAAGAAACGATATTTTGATACTGCTGTGGATAAAGCAGCTCTAACAAAGGAAGCTGTGTTTTGTAATTATCCCAAATAGCCCACCCATGGTAGCGATTGCCTTTGGACTGGTGGACTTGCCCATCTGTACCCCTATAATGCCCATCTGAGTCATTGATCTGATAAGGAGACTGCAGGGTGCGATAAAGCAAGGAGTAAAAGAGTTTCTCGCGATTAGGATCTCCTTTGACCGTGATACCTGACAGGTAAGTTTCCCAACGATGATCTGAGTCAGCCTTTACCTGAGCATAGGTTTTAGTGCTATTGGCTTTTAGAGTCGCCTCGGCATAATCGGTACTCACGGCAGAAAAAGCAATACGCAATGTAACCTTTTGTGTTTGATTGTCGAGCTGAAGTGTCAAGAGATTGTCTGCTCCTTTCCATTGGTTATTGTTTGCTACAGCGATGGCATAATGGACGCTGTATATGCCCACCCCACAAGTTGTTCTTGCTCGAATAGATCCTTTGAGCACACCGTCCTTTGCAAGCGTGTACGTGTTGGAAACAAATGCACCATTGAATGCATGTGCAAGA is a window encoding:
- a CDS encoding RagB/SusD family nutrient uptake outer membrane protein, whose amino-acid sequence is MNTFKYILIASCIAVPLSMSSCKKFLDKPLENQQRSEEIDYSNTALMYGPVSGVYRSAADDNLVHWIDLSIRCMRDDDFLQAAPNPNDNPELMAIKNFQNDVTVQSYWGLNQSWISYYSLVIAVNNALIELDNFAAKIPASNTKDLILNKQYKAEVRFLRAYAHLMASRLFGNVPILIDSENIGRLATIEKSTAAEVRQFIIAEMNECIEDLEDARPNQSIHIGAVTKYTALLLKAKAAADLAGNDNGSPHWEEVLDATNKIIASNKFSLYPNYYELFKIPGKLANESLFELQYSDFGLSTGDIVRPGVDWGTFFKWQGPSGDQKGSPISGAGWVPPSQDIVDFLTNRGDNERLKTTILYCGINGNPATSATTPSGDVVYGNPFGVKYFNGKAYLPKAQMTAGRMEYGANNNVRILRYADVLLLNAEAKVRKGQNGDEPFRLVRERAKLGAISNVTLNQILDERRAEFACEWWGERFTDLVRTGKAKDVFGAKFIPGMSESLPIPQTQIDANPNFR
- a CDS encoding family 16 glycosylhydrolase, coding for MKYIKIGIWCSLLLFSVQLAVSQENKPVKTVIAKENGGYIIKRDGQPYFIKGAGGTNYMDRLKAYGGNSIRTWSPQNADKILDEAQRLGLTVTLGLDVRAERHGFDYNNPELVAQQLEGIRKTVLQYRNHPALLAWGIGNELNLHYSNPKVWDAVNDIAAMIHELDPNHLVTTMLAGINQKEFDYIQEKCPAIDLIAVQVYGGLASVPEQIKRVGWKKPYIVTEWGPTGHWEVTQTPWSASIEENSSEKAAVYKSRYEASIGKDNHCLGSYVFLWGQKQERTPTWYGLFTEAGEENAVVDVMEYLWSKKWPANRSPQVSSLLLDGKKAADFVYVEPGKTYPVAVSVNDLDGDKLTTRWELLHESTDLKEGGDREERPKAIPGRIAAEGEQHTQLTAPAEEGAYRLFVYVSDGHNNVATANIPFYVTANKSNISAAGTKNTYRFSSDPIWADEFNYEGLPDTTKWSYDVGSKYNGWGNNEDQYYVASSSKNSIVGKGVLKIKALKESKSGKPYTSARLVSKGKGDFLYGRFEARAKLPKGRGTWPAIWMLPTESTYGNWPNSGEIDILEHVGYDQDVLHISTHTQAYNHNINTQKTATKKVAGVSDVFHLYRVDWTPEYIKGFIDDQEIFSVENEHKSFAEWPFDQKFHWLLNLAIGGNWGGKNGIDERAFPAVFEIDYVRVYELLP
- a CDS encoding transposase; protein product: MKQRMTKRKSGGQQVYSDSFKILVSREYLTGKFSYSQLAEKYNLPGEATPRYFMKWYQQWESNLDLEVPQIVDSEDPGIKNEQELRDELFEANLKITALEILIKKAEELHGAGLVKKSGAKSSKK
- a CDS encoding IS3 family transposase, which encodes MKSCYQNISVTRLCGLFGRTRQSYYKYMGREQEYSVRSGLVLARVREIRKDSHRMGALKLRSILTKEMGSAMIGLGRDAFFRLLRENDLLVKCKRRYAITTQSDHRFKKWPDLVQRRQALHPEQIWVSDITYIRIRDKWIYLCLITDAYSRKIVGYKLTHRPTAQACISALRMAIAHRMYPQNILTHHSDRGIQYCSTNYISILQENGIAISMTQSGSPYDNAVAERLNGILKNEYRMAETFPDYKTALNQLVKAVNIYNHFRPHMACNMMSPQQAHQEWKNQNVPGLFQRRSPDAKKFRIKMRETVARQRTTDNSKKKDNDNHMQ
- a CDS encoding phosphocholine-specific phospholipase C, which translates into the protein MDNRREFLKKAAMLTGGMSLSQLLPQSIAKAMAINPTLGSTFYDAEHVVLLMQENRSFDHAFGTLRGVRGFNDPRVVRQPNHRKVWLQSQSDGKTYAPFRLDIKDSKVTWMGCLPHNWTDQTDARNQGKMDRWLDVKRSGFKDFKEMPLTLGHYTREDIPFYYAMADAFTICDQHFCSSLTGTNPNRLYFWTGNIREKLTDNALVWNGDSEFSGKATWKTFPERLTDNGVDWKIYQNEISSSSEGYSGQENSWLGNFGCNVMEYFPQYAVKYSKRYQDLLIEKRKQINVKLEELNKKGITAGKEYDKLQKRLQETVKEQELYTDENFEKLSAYTKEIHRRAFVNNSVAPDYMELEQMEYQEGDETRQLQIPKGDILHQFRADVDTGKLPTVSWLTAPQLFSDHPDSPWFGAWYVSEVMDILTKNPEVWKKTIFILTYDENDGYFDHVAPFAAPNPYRQDSGKVSQSIDTRLEYVRKEEQYHPESGRESNIGLGYRVPMIIASPWSRGGWVNSQVFDHTSPLQFLERFISHKTRSNIKETNITAWRRAVCGDLTSAFRPYKGEVIAKPEFVQKKSFIKSIHQAQYKDLPKGFKPLDQAEIDQIDQDPRISPYFPKQEKGSRDSCGLPYELYVDGYFDQKNQAYQISFEAANRVFGSASAGAAFTVYSETPYDNEQGRSWNYATVAGDRLQDSWSLDAFDHLAYKLSVYGPNGFFRTFAGSKENPKIKISCRYEHDKKGKGFTGRLLFEIANQEDRQVEVWLQDNSYGQATRRIKLGADSSKVVEVDLSKQHFWYDIKVSCTGYLSYFEQFAGRIEVGGNAKSDPLMA
- a CDS encoding glycoside hydrolase domain-containing protein is translated as MKKYLKQLSTSFLISLSPVLILHGQSKTELTNVFLGSSGDHGQLSPAASSPFHQMSIAPQTYPTLHMGYEHLAKEILGFTHNRFEGVGCKGSGGLILVKPFLGLQDDGKPLIKEQEKAGPGYYDIALKSRVKAQFAVHENFGIHQYTFPAGEKGLTLDLAHAFNGAFVSNTYTLAKDGVLKGSIRARTTCGVGIYSVHYAIAVANNNQWKGADNLLTLQLDNQTQKVTLRIAFSAVSTDYAEATLKANSTKTYAQVKADSDHRWETYLSGITVKGDPNREKLFYSLLYRTLQSPYQINDSDGHYRGTDGQVHQSKGNRYHGWAIWDNYKTQLPLLELLYPQQYQNIVSSVSDLYRYGKFDFAGPNEPANSVRTEHAAVVLLDASKKGYDIHLSAIRDSLVRDTMRFDFSKPDKYLEAAYDMWAMAGLLPADRKHYLDRASSYAGVWLKEFKDLTRPDVDRMSARNMYQGTIRQYRWNVPFDMQGLVTLAGGKEAFTAQLDDFFDHHYFNRANEPDIQSPTSYYASSKPSRYQSLVRELALDTVIQYYFNDNSRGIDPFIDRIYKNQPKAFVRTMDDDAGAMSGWFVLTALGLHQPLIGQPIYYVSVPLFPEIVVQRGEQKLKIIVINYNDKNKYVKRILLNGKDIDRLWLHHDELRKGGLLEIEASAEPSTYGTANIWVSDLKE